One genomic region from Electrophorus electricus isolate fEleEle1 chromosome 23, fEleEle1.pri, whole genome shotgun sequence encodes:
- the anapc7 gene encoding anaphase-promoting complex subunit 7 → MNVIDHVRDMAAAGLHSNVRLVSSLLLTMSTNNPELFSPAQKYQLLVHHADAIFHDKEYRKAACKYNMALQQKKVLSKTSKVRPSSTGGPSSVQAQNLPSEIEVKYKIAECYTILKLDKDAISVLDGIPSRQRTPKINMMLANLYRKAGQERSAVTSYKEVLRQCPLALDAIIGLLSLSVKGAEVASMTMDVIQTIPNLDWLSVWIKAYAFIHGGDNHRAINTICSLEKKSLLRDNVNLLVSLADVYFRAGDTKNAILKFEQAQMLDPYLIKGMDVYGYLMAREGHLEDVEVLGGRLFNISDQHAEPWVISGCHSFYSKRYSRALYLGAKAIQLNSNSVQALLLKGAALRNMGRVQEAIIHFREAMRLAPCRLDCYEGLIDCYLASNGIREAMGMANNIYKTLGANAQTLTILATVCLEDPMTQEKAKTLLDKALAQRPDYIKAVVKKAELLSREQKYDEGIALLRSTLANQSDCMLHRMLGDFLVAVNDYQEAMDQYSIALSLDPNDQKSLEGMQKMEKEESPTDATVELDGDDMEGSGEEGDLEGSDSEAAQWADQEQWFGMQ, encoded by the exons atgaatgtCATCGATCATGTGCGGGACATGGCGGCTGCGGGACTACATTCAAACGTTCGTCTTGTGAGCAGCCTGCTGTTGACCATGAGCACAAACAACCC GGAGCTCTTCTCCCCGGCTCAGAAGTACCAGCTGCTTGTCCACCACGCCGATGCCATTTTCCACGACAAAGAGTACCGGAAAGCAGCCTGCAAGTACAACATGGCGCTGCAGCAGAAGAAAGTGCTCAGCAAGACCTCCAAAGTGCGTCCGTCCAGCACAGGTGGCCCGTCGTCAGTGCAAGCCCAG AACTTGCCCTCAGAGATTGAAGTGAAGTACAAGATTGCGGAGTGTTACACTATTTTGAAGCTGGACAAAGATGCAATCTCTGTGCTGGATGGGATTCCCTCAAGGCAGAGGACTCCGAAG ATCAACATGATGCTGGCGAATCTGTACCGAAAGGCGGGACAGGAGCGATCTGCAGTCACAAGCTACAAAGAGGTTCTGAGACAGTGTCCCTTAGCCCTGGATGCCATTATTG GCCTACTCTCCCTGTCGGTGAAGGGAGCCGAGGTGGCTTCCATGACGATGGATGTTATTCAGACCATTCCCAACCTGGACTGGCTTTCCGTCTGGATCAAAGCTTATGCCTTTATCCATGGTGGAGACAATCACAGAGCTATCAACACAATCTG CTCTCTGGAGAAGAAGTCCCTCCTCAGGGATAATGTGAACCTGTTAGTGAGCCTGGCGGATGTCTACTTCAGAGCTGGAGACACCAAGAACGCCATCCTGAAATTTGAACAGGCACAGATGCTGGACCCTTATCTGATCAAAG GCATGGATGTGTACGGCTACCTGATGGCTCGCGAAGGACATCTGGAGGACGTGGAGGTTCTGGGGGGCCGGCTGTTCAACATCTCCGACCAGCACGCCGAGCCGTGGGTCATATCCGG GTGTCACAGCTTCTATAGTAAGCGCTACTCCCGTGCCCTATACCTGGGGGCAAAGGCCATCCAGCTGAACAGCAACAGCGTTCAGGCGCTCCTCTTGAAGGGGGCAGCGCTGCGCAACATGGGCCGCGTGCAGGAGGCCATCATTCACTTCAGAGAGGCCATGAGGCTGGCGCCCTGCCGCCTGGACTGCTACGAAG GGCTGATCGACTGTTACCTGGCATCCAATGGCATCCGTGAGGCGATGGGCATGGCCAATAACATTTATAAGACCCTGGGTGCCAATGCGCAGACTCTGACCATCCTGGCCACGGTGTGTCTGGAGGACCCCATGACACAAGAGAAGGCCAAGACTCTTCTGGACAAGGCCCTGGCCCAGCGCCCAGACTACATCAAAGCCGTGGTGAAGAAAGCAGAACTTCTTA GTCGAGAACAGAAATATGATGAGGGCATTGCACTCCTGCGAAGTacactggccaatcagagtGACTGTATGCTCCACAGAATGCTGGGAGATTTTCTAGTGGCTGTTAATGACTATCAGGAGGCCATGGACCAGTATAGCATAGCACTCAG CCTGGACCCGAACGACCAGAAGTCCCTGGAGGGCATGcagaagatggagaaagaggaaagtCCCACCGATGCCACCGTGGAGCTCGACGGCGACGACATGGAGGGCAGCGGAGAGGAGGGTGACCTGGAGGGCAGCGACAGCGAGGCTGCGCAGTGGGCCGACCAGGAGCAGTGGTTCGGAATGCAGTGA